Proteins from one Arthrobacter sp. Soc17.1.1.1 genomic window:
- a CDS encoding murein hydrolase activator EnvC family protein encodes MRTSNPPVPPSPARPGHPGGGSTAGRGALRDVLHSVVPAVLGVVLAAVLAAVVLVAGAGGSAGQEPGRSPAFVPEWTWPLTPAPAVLRPFEKPPRPWQRGHRGVDLAGAAPAAVLSPADGVVSFAGTVVDRGVLSIDHGGGRVSSFEPVTTDLVKGQRVSGGQAVATLDGVGPGPPRGHCGGCLHWGVRVDGEYVDPLSFVTDRRPSVLLPLDATGAGAGG; translated from the coding sequence ATGCGTACGTCCAACCCGCCGGTGCCGCCCTCCCCCGCTCGTCCGGGGCACCCGGGCGGTGGTTCCACGGCAGGTCGCGGTGCGCTCCGGGATGTCCTGCACTCCGTCGTCCCGGCCGTCCTGGGCGTCGTCCTGGCCGCCGTCCTGGCCGCCGTCGTGCTCGTCGCGGGGGCCGGTGGGTCGGCGGGGCAGGAGCCCGGCCGGAGTCCGGCGTTCGTGCCGGAGTGGACCTGGCCGCTGACGCCCGCCCCTGCGGTCCTCCGCCCCTTCGAGAAGCCTCCGCGTCCGTGGCAGCGGGGGCACCGCGGCGTGGACCTGGCCGGCGCGGCGCCCGCCGCCGTGCTGAGCCCGGCGGACGGCGTCGTGTCCTTCGCGGGCACTGTGGTGGACCGGGGCGTGCTGTCGATCGACCACGGAGGCGGGCGGGTCAGCAGCTTCGAACCGGTCACCACCGACCTGGTGAAGGGTCAGCGCGTCAGTGGCGGGCAGGCGGTGGCCACGCTCGACGGCGTCGGCCCCGGTCCCCCGCGTGGCCACTGCGGGGGCTGCCTCCACTGGGGAGTGCGCGTGGACGGCGAGTACGTGGACCCGCTGTCGTTCGTGACGGACCGGCGCCCGTCGGTCCTGCTGCCGCTCGACGCCACAGGCGCGGGGGCCGGGGGCTAG
- the rpsB gene encoding 30S ribosomal protein S2, whose translation MPVVTMRQLLDSGVHFGHQTRRWNPKMKRFIFTERNGIYIIDLQQSLGYIDRAHEFVKATVAHGGTVLFVGTKKQAQEAIADQATRVGQPYVNQRWLGGMLTNFQTVSKRIQRMKELEEIDFDDVAGSGHTKKELLLLKRELTKLQSNLGGIRNLTKAPSVVWVVDTKKEHLAIDEAKKLGIPVVAILDTNCDPDEVDFPIPGNDDAIRAVNLLTRVIADAVAEGLIARHNRSGNNDAAAAEEPMAEWERELLQGNADAATAPEAAAAPEAGTAAPEAAAPAADEAPAGLQAPIAEEVPEAVAPVTEAAADDTK comes from the coding sequence ATGCCAGTCGTAACCATGCGCCAGCTGCTCGACAGCGGCGTCCACTTCGGTCACCAGACCCGCCGTTGGAACCCGAAGATGAAGCGCTTCATCTTCACCGAGCGCAACGGCATCTACATCATCGATCTCCAGCAGTCGCTGGGCTACATCGACCGCGCGCACGAGTTCGTCAAGGCCACCGTCGCCCACGGCGGGACCGTCCTCTTCGTCGGTACGAAGAAGCAGGCCCAGGAAGCGATCGCCGACCAGGCGACGCGCGTCGGCCAGCCCTACGTCAACCAGCGCTGGCTCGGTGGCATGCTCACCAACTTCCAGACGGTCTCCAAGCGCATTCAGCGCATGAAGGAACTCGAAGAGATCGACTTCGACGACGTCGCCGGCTCGGGCCACACGAAGAAGGAGCTCCTGCTCCTCAAGCGTGAGCTCACCAAGCTGCAGAGCAACCTCGGCGGTATCCGCAACCTGACCAAGGCGCCCTCGGTCGTCTGGGTCGTCGATACCAAGAAGGAACACCTCGCCATCGACGAGGCGAAGAAGCTGGGCATCCCCGTCGTCGCGATCCTCGACACCAACTGCGATCCCGACGAGGTCGACTTCCCGATCCCGGGCAACGACGACGCCATCCGCGCCGTCAACCTGCTCACCCGCGTCATCGCGGACGCCGTGGCCGAGGGCCTCATCGCCCGCCACAACCGCTCCGGCAACAACGACGCGGCAGCAGCCGAGGAGCCCATGGCCGAGTGGGAGCGCGAGCTGCTCCAGGGCAACGCCGACGCCGCGACCGCTCCCGAGGCGGCCGCAGCACCCGAGGCCGGGACCGCCGCCCCCGAGGCAGCAGCCCCCGCCGCCGACGAAGCCCCTGCAGGCCTGCAGGCGCCGATCGCCGAGGAAGTCCCCGAAGCAGTGGCTCCCGTCACCGAAGCCGCAGCAGACGACACCAAGTAG
- the tsf gene encoding translation elongation factor Ts encodes MANFTAADIKALRERTGAGMMDVKKALDEANGDADKALELIRIKGLKGATKREGRSTAEGLVAARVDGTVGVMVEVNCETDFVAKAGPFIDFSNKVLAAAIESGASDVESLLAFELEGKPVSEHVIEAGALLGEKVDVRRIARVEGQIVDAYLHKTSKDLPAQVGVLFAVEGSGDTAVEAAHDVAVHIAAYSPTYLTREDVPAELVESERRIADETARAEGKPEQALAKIVEGRLTGFFKEGVLLDQAFAKDAKKSVATVLNDAGAKATAFARFRVGA; translated from the coding sequence ATGGCAAATTTCACTGCCGCTGACATCAAGGCCCTGCGCGAGCGCACGGGCGCCGGCATGATGGACGTCAAGAAGGCCCTCGACGAAGCCAACGGCGACGCCGACAAGGCCCTCGAACTGATCCGCATCAAGGGCCTCAAGGGTGCGACGAAGCGCGAAGGCCGTTCGACGGCCGAGGGCCTCGTGGCAGCACGCGTCGACGGCACCGTCGGCGTCATGGTCGAGGTCAACTGCGAGACCGACTTCGTCGCGAAGGCCGGCCCCTTCATCGACTTCTCCAACAAGGTGCTCGCCGCGGCCATCGAGTCCGGTGCCTCCGACGTCGAGAGCCTCCTGGCGTTCGAGCTCGAGGGCAAGCCCGTCTCCGAGCACGTCATCGAAGCCGGCGCGCTGCTCGGCGAGAAGGTCGACGTCCGTCGCATCGCCCGCGTCGAGGGCCAGATCGTCGACGCGTACCTGCACAAGACGTCCAAGGACCTCCCCGCGCAGGTCGGCGTGCTCTTCGCCGTCGAGGGTTCCGGTGACACCGCCGTCGAGGCCGCACACGACGTGGCCGTGCACATCGCCGCGTACTCGCCCACCTACCTGACCCGCGAGGACGTCCCCGCCGAGCTCGTCGAGTCGGAGCGCCGCATCGCCGACGAGACCGCACGCGCCGAGGGCAAGCCCGAGCAGGCCCTGGCGAAGATCGTCGAGGGACGCCTCACCGGCTTCTTCAAGGAGGGTGTCCTGCTCGACCAGGCCTTCGCGAAGGACGCCAAGAAGTCCGTCGCCACGGTCCTCAACGATGCAGGCGCCAAGGCCACGGCCTTCGCCCGCTTCCGCGTCGGGGCCTAG
- the pyrH gene encoding UMP kinase: MDTTSTVATDGTGRRRRVLLKLSGEVFGGGKLGVDPETVRSVSKQIAATVDDVEVAIVVGGGNFFRGAELSQSGMDRSRADYMGMLGTVMNCLALQDFLEQAGVETRVQSAITMGQVAEAYIPRRAIRHLEKGRVVIFGAGAGLPYFSTDTVAAQRALEVHADEVLMAKSGVDGVYTADPHKDPTAEKLDTLSYDEALRRDIRVMDQTAMTMCKDNNLTMVVFGMEGEGNVTRAIRGEKLGTVVTA; the protein is encoded by the coding sequence ATGGACACCACTTCGACTGTTGCGACGGATGGTACCGGGCGCCGGCGCCGGGTCCTCCTCAAGCTCTCCGGCGAGGTGTTCGGCGGCGGCAAGCTGGGCGTCGACCCCGAGACCGTCCGCTCCGTGTCGAAGCAGATCGCAGCGACGGTCGATGACGTGGAGGTGGCCATCGTGGTCGGGGGCGGGAACTTCTTCCGCGGCGCCGAACTCTCGCAGAGCGGCATGGACCGCTCGCGCGCCGACTACATGGGCATGCTCGGCACCGTCATGAACTGCCTGGCGCTGCAGGACTTCCTCGAGCAGGCGGGTGTCGAGACGCGCGTGCAGAGCGCCATCACGATGGGGCAGGTGGCCGAGGCGTACATCCCGCGGCGCGCCATCCGCCACCTCGAGAAGGGGCGCGTGGTCATCTTCGGTGCCGGCGCGGGCCTGCCGTACTTCTCGACCGACACCGTCGCCGCGCAGCGCGCCCTCGAGGTGCACGCGGACGAGGTCCTCATGGCCAAGAGCGGCGTGGACGGCGTCTACACCGCCGACCCCCACAAGGACCCGACGGCGGAGAAACTCGACACGCTCTCCTACGACGAGGCCCTGCGCCGCGACATCCGCGTCATGGATCAGACCGCCATGACCATGTGCAAGGACAACAACCTGACCATGGTGGTGTTCGGCATGGAGGGCGAAGGCAACGTCACGCGGGCCATCCGCGGCGAGAAGCTCGGGACCGTCGTCACGGCCTAG
- the frr gene encoding ribosome recycling factor: MIEETLLEATDKMDKAVEVAKDDFATVRTGRANASLFSKVVVMYYGAPTPLQQLASFQNPEARTLLITPFDRTALNDIERALRDSDLGANPSNDGNVIRVVLPELTQERRKEYVKLVKTKAEDAKISVRNIRRKAKDGIDKAVKDGDAGEDEGSRAEKELDALTKSRVDLIDELLKRKEAELLEV; the protein is encoded by the coding sequence GTGATCGAAGAGACCTTGCTGGAAGCCACCGACAAGATGGACAAGGCCGTGGAGGTTGCAAAGGACGATTTCGCGACGGTCCGCACGGGCCGCGCCAACGCGTCCCTGTTCTCGAAGGTGGTGGTGATGTACTACGGCGCTCCCACCCCGCTGCAGCAGCTGGCCTCGTTCCAGAACCCGGAGGCGCGGACGCTGCTCATCACGCCGTTCGACCGCACGGCGCTGAACGACATCGAACGCGCCCTGCGCGACTCCGACCTCGGCGCGAACCCCTCCAACGACGGCAACGTGATCCGCGTGGTCCTGCCCGAGCTGACGCAGGAGCGGCGCAAGGAATACGTGAAGCTCGTGAAGACCAAGGCGGAGGACGCGAAGATCTCCGTCCGCAACATCCGCCGCAAGGCGAAGGACGGCATCGACAAGGCCGTCAAGGACGGCGACGCCGGCGAGGACGAGGGCTCACGGGCCGAGAAGGAGCTCGACGCCCTGACGAAGTCCCGCGTGGACCTCATCGACGAGCTGCTGAAGCGCAAGGAAGCGGAGCTGCTCGAGGTCTGA
- a CDS encoding phosphatidate cytidylyltransferase: MADHDPPGVGPATGPETGTDAGTDAGPHNGRVAVAPGGTPAAPEPGSRRALRAARLPGHRLLRRRRRPRTPGQASRAGRNLPAAIGVGAALLIPTLVGLLFFPVVFVGIVTLFALVGVWETCRALELRRIHAPLAPTLAGTLVLPFAAYFGGGEGLAAATVLSVLALFVWRTIDPAPDAGKSLMAGTFTLLWVPFMLSFAMILMRAEGGFLVIATLLLLVVANDTFGYLIGAFFGKHAMAPKISPKKSWEGFGGSIGGALVVGGLCSVFLMGRPLWVGLVLAVVIVASATAGDLAESMIKRELGVKDMGNLLPGHGGVMDRLDSIVFASPMAYLLSATLVPGLL, encoded by the coding sequence ATGGCTGACCACGATCCTCCCGGCGTCGGACCGGCGACCGGGCCCGAGACCGGGACAGACGCCGGGACGGACGCCGGACCACACAACGGCCGCGTCGCCGTCGCACCCGGCGGCACGCCCGCCGCGCCGGAGCCCGGCTCCCGCAGGGCACTGCGTGCCGCTCGCCTCCCGGGCCACAGGCTGCTCCGCCGCCGGCGCCGGCCCAGGACCCCCGGGCAGGCATCACGCGCGGGACGCAACCTGCCGGCCGCGATCGGCGTCGGGGCGGCGCTCCTGATCCCCACCCTGGTGGGCCTGCTGTTCTTCCCGGTGGTCTTCGTCGGCATCGTCACCCTCTTCGCCCTCGTCGGTGTGTGGGAGACCTGCCGCGCCCTCGAACTCCGACGCATCCACGCGCCGCTCGCGCCCACCCTCGCCGGGACGCTCGTGCTCCCGTTCGCCGCCTACTTCGGCGGCGGCGAGGGGCTCGCCGCAGCCACCGTGCTGTCCGTCCTCGCCCTGTTCGTCTGGCGCACCATCGATCCCGCCCCCGACGCCGGCAAGAGCCTCATGGCCGGGACGTTCACGCTGCTGTGGGTGCCGTTCATGCTGAGCTTCGCGATGATCCTCATGCGCGCGGAGGGCGGCTTCCTCGTCATCGCCACGCTCCTGCTGCTCGTCGTCGCCAACGACACGTTCGGGTACCTGATCGGTGCCTTCTTCGGCAAGCACGCGATGGCGCCCAAGATCAGCCCCAAGAAATCGTGGGAGGGCTTCGGCGGGTCCATCGGCGGCGCGCTCGTCGTCGGCGGGCTCTGCTCCGTCTTCCTCATGGGACGGCCCCTCTGGGTGGGCCTCGTGCTCGCCGTCGTCATCGTCGCCTCGGCGACCGCCGGGGACCTCGCAGAGTCGATGATCAAGCGGGAACTCGGCGTCAAGGACATGGGCAACCTGCTGCCCGGCCACGGCGGGGTGATGGACCGCCTCGACTCGATCGTCTTCGCCTCCCCGATGGCGTACCTGCTGTCGGCTACATTGGTTCCGGGCTTGCTGTAA
- a CDS encoding DivIVA domain-containing protein — protein sequence MHVARPGSSPFARVGRTEFGYNTRQVDRFLTKARGYYNADDPDSAITSKDVRAMAFDPARGGYEPQAVDAALDRLEDVFALRERDHLIRTQGEDAWLRQVGRSAAVLRKRLHRPAGERFRRPTTKDAPSYDVEDVDRLCDELLRYLEHEVPLSVDVVRRAVFREARGADGYEENQVDVFLDRVVELMAGID from the coding sequence ATGCATGTCGCTCGCCCGGGCAGCTCTCCGTTCGCGCGCGTCGGACGCACCGAGTTCGGCTACAACACGCGCCAGGTGGACCGGTTCCTGACGAAGGCCCGCGGGTACTACAACGCGGACGACCCGGACAGCGCCATCACCAGCAAGGACGTCCGCGCCATGGCGTTCGATCCGGCCAGGGGCGGGTACGAACCGCAGGCCGTGGACGCCGCGCTGGACCGCCTCGAGGACGTCTTCGCGCTGCGGGAGCGCGACCACCTCATCCGGACGCAGGGCGAGGACGCGTGGCTGCGGCAGGTCGGCCGGTCGGCCGCCGTCCTGCGCAAGCGGCTCCACCGCCCGGCGGGGGAGCGGTTCCGGCGCCCCACGACGAAGGACGCCCCCAGCTACGACGTCGAGGACGTCGACCGGCTGTGCGACGAACTACTGCGCTACCTGGAGCACGAGGTCCCGCTGAGCGTCGACGTGGTGCGCCGCGCGGTGTTCCGGGAGGCCCGGGGAGCCGACGGGTACGAGGAGAACCAGGTGGACGTGTTCCTGGACCGCGTGGTGGAACTCATGGCGGGCATCGACTGA
- a CDS encoding sodium/solute symporter — protein MSPAIGYTALVLVALSTVLIGIYGLRISRTTGDFYVASRTVRPWWNASAIGGEYLSAASFLGVAGLILISGVDALWFPIGYTAGYLMLLLFVAAPLRRSGAYTIPDFAQARLDSLLVRRVTSLLVVVIGWLYIVPQLHGAALTVRVTTGLPAWAGPLAVVVVVCLSVVTGGMRSITFVQAFQYWLKLTALAVPVVFMLVRLGDAGLPVTGGGSAFTADLDTTADAPLYGTISLVIALLFGTLGLPHVLVRFYTNPDGASARRTTLIVLGLLSVFYLFPTVYGILGRIHTPELAAAGAADATVLLLPGRILGGVSGDVLSALVTAGAFAAFLSTTSGLVVSLAGVVSQEFFQGSVRGFRAAALLSAAVPLGIALLTDSLALAGSVGSVFAFTASTICPLLLLGIWWRGLTDAGAIAGMLAGALSCGGAIAAAALTGAGEQWVWLSQPALWTVPTAFLTMVLVSRATAGRRPASTSRVLARLHTPEPR, from the coding sequence CTGAGCCCCGCCATCGGCTACACGGCCCTCGTCCTCGTGGCGCTCAGCACCGTGCTCATCGGCATCTACGGGCTGCGCATCTCGCGGACCACCGGCGACTTCTACGTGGCGTCCCGGACCGTGCGCCCGTGGTGGAACGCCTCCGCCATCGGCGGCGAGTACCTCTCCGCGGCCAGCTTCCTCGGCGTGGCCGGGCTCATCCTCATCTCCGGCGTGGACGCCCTGTGGTTCCCGATCGGCTACACGGCCGGCTACCTCATGCTGCTGCTGTTCGTCGCCGCGCCGCTGCGCCGCTCGGGCGCGTACACCATCCCCGACTTCGCCCAGGCGAGGCTCGACTCCCTGCTCGTGCGCCGCGTGACCAGCCTGCTCGTCGTCGTGATCGGCTGGCTGTACATCGTGCCGCAGCTGCACGGCGCGGCCCTGACCGTCCGGGTCACCACGGGCCTGCCAGCGTGGGCCGGACCGCTCGCCGTCGTGGTGGTGGTGTGCCTAAGCGTGGTGACCGGCGGCATGCGCTCCATCACATTCGTGCAGGCGTTCCAGTACTGGCTCAAGCTGACGGCCCTCGCCGTCCCGGTGGTCTTCATGCTCGTCCGCCTCGGCGACGCCGGCCTGCCGGTCACCGGCGGCGGCAGCGCGTTCACCGCGGACCTGGACACCACGGCGGACGCCCCGCTGTACGGCACCATCTCGCTCGTCATCGCGCTCCTGTTCGGCACGCTCGGCCTGCCGCACGTCCTCGTCCGCTTCTACACGAACCCGGACGGCGCCTCGGCGCGCCGGACCACGCTGATCGTGCTCGGGCTCCTGTCGGTGTTCTACCTGTTCCCCACCGTCTACGGGATCCTCGGCCGCATCCACACCCCCGAACTGGCGGCCGCGGGTGCGGCGGATGCGACGGTGCTGCTGCTGCCCGGGCGCATCCTCGGCGGGGTGAGCGGTGACGTCCTGTCCGCCCTCGTGACCGCCGGGGCCTTCGCCGCGTTCCTGTCCACGACGAGCGGCCTCGTGGTGTCGCTCGCCGGGGTGGTCAGCCAGGAGTTCTTCCAGGGCAGCGTCCGCGGCTTCCGGGCGGCGGCCCTCCTGTCCGCGGCAGTCCCGCTCGGCATCGCGCTGCTGACCGACAGCCTCGCGCTGGCCGGGAGCGTGGGCTCCGTCTTCGCCTTCACGGCCTCGACCATCTGCCCGCTGCTGCTCCTCGGCATCTGGTGGCGGGGCCTCACGGACGCCGGTGCCATCGCGGGCATGCTCGCCGGCGCCCTCTCGTGCGGCGGGGCGATCGCGGCGGCGGCACTGACGGGCGCGGGCGAGCAGTGGGTGTGGCTGAGTCAGCCGGCCCTGTGGACCGTCCCGACGGCGTTCCTCACCATGGTGCTGGTCTCGCGGGCGACGGCGGGACGGCGGCCTGCGTCGACGTCGCGCGTCCTCGCGCGGCTGCACACCCCCGAACCGCGGTAG
- a CDS encoding LytR/AlgR family response regulator transcription factor produces MVNVIIADDELPAVEELAFLLGKDARIGTIHRASSGADVLRALELHSVDALFLDIHMPALSGLDIARVVSRYARPPAVVFVTADEDRALEAFDLRAVDYLLKPVRTARLAETVRRVCELAEGSGTAPEVITVDQGGVSRMIRRDDVLYVQAQGDYARLHTAEASYLIRIPLNDLERQWAEAGFLRTHRSYLVSMDQVRQVRIGAGRASLFVGDAELPVSRRHLPDVREKLEATRLRPSH; encoded by the coding sequence ATGGTCAATGTCATCATCGCCGACGATGAGCTCCCTGCAGTCGAGGAGCTGGCCTTCCTGCTCGGCAAGGACGCCCGGATCGGGACCATCCACCGGGCCTCCAGCGGGGCGGACGTGCTCCGGGCCCTCGAGCTGCACAGCGTCGACGCCCTCTTCCTCGACATCCACATGCCGGCCCTCTCCGGGCTCGACATCGCCCGTGTGGTCTCCCGGTACGCCCGCCCGCCCGCCGTCGTCTTCGTCACCGCGGACGAGGACCGCGCCCTCGAGGCGTTCGACCTGCGCGCCGTCGACTACCTTCTGAAGCCCGTGCGGACCGCGCGGCTCGCGGAGACCGTCCGCAGGGTCTGCGAGCTCGCCGAGGGCTCCGGCACGGCACCGGAGGTCATCACCGTGGACCAGGGCGGCGTGAGCCGGATGATCCGGCGCGACGACGTCCTGTACGTCCAGGCCCAGGGCGACTACGCGCGCCTGCACACCGCCGAGGCGAGCTACCTCATCCGCATCCCCCTGAACGACCTCGAGCGCCAGTGGGCCGAGGCCGGGTTCCTGCGCACGCACCGCTCCTACCTCGTCTCCATGGACCAGGTGCGGCAGGTCCGGATCGGCGCGGGCCGCGCGAGCCTGTTCGTGGGTGACGCCGAACTGCCGGTCAGCCGCCGGCACCTCCCCGACGTGCGCGAGAAGCTCGAGGCCACGCGCCTCCGCCCGAGCCACTGA
- a CDS encoding histidine kinase: MFSAAVDTALVCAVAVITLAVVASLGFRLSRSYRDLGSDADRATYATLHTAALASEHLREGLTPAGASRASRHLRGLLRCDVLMISDAAGVLAWEGGRGTPPDVMPLVRQVLESGRTQIVRRQRLEALGPDLGELVLSPIRVDDRVVGTVGAFAGDVNAGLVRATNELAGWVSTQVELAELDASRRLLAEAEVRALRAQISPHFIYNSLNAIASFINTDPQRARELVVEFADFTRYSFRRHGDFTTVAEELRSIDRYLLLERARFGDRLRVSLEIGPEVLSTVIPFLSLQPLVENAVRHGLDSKDGVGNITITAHDVGPFAEVTIEDDGVGIDPDHLRSVLAGHTEGVHVGLRNVDSRLRQVYGDDHGLIIDTAPGAGTLITLRVPKSQPEHQA, translated from the coding sequence ATGTTCAGCGCCGCCGTCGACACCGCCCTGGTGTGTGCCGTGGCCGTGATCACCCTCGCCGTCGTGGCGTCGCTCGGCTTCCGGCTGTCCCGCTCGTACCGCGACCTCGGGTCCGACGCCGACCGCGCCACGTACGCCACGCTCCACACGGCGGCCCTCGCCTCGGAGCACCTGCGGGAGGGCCTGACGCCGGCGGGCGCCTCCCGCGCAAGCCGGCACCTGCGCGGCCTGCTGCGCTGCGACGTGCTGATGATCAGCGACGCCGCCGGCGTGCTCGCGTGGGAGGGCGGGCGCGGCACCCCGCCGGACGTGATGCCGCTCGTGCGGCAGGTCCTCGAGAGCGGGCGCACGCAGATCGTCCGCCGGCAGCGCCTCGAGGCGCTCGGCCCGGATCTCGGCGAGCTCGTGCTCTCCCCCATCCGCGTGGACGACCGCGTGGTGGGCACGGTGGGCGCGTTCGCGGGCGACGTCAACGCCGGCCTCGTCCGCGCCACCAACGAACTCGCCGGGTGGGTGTCCACGCAGGTGGAGCTGGCGGAACTGGACGCGTCGCGCCGCCTCCTGGCCGAGGCCGAGGTCCGGGCGCTGCGCGCGCAGATCAGCCCGCACTTCATCTACAACTCGCTGAACGCGATCGCGTCCTTCATCAACACCGATCCGCAGCGGGCCAGGGAACTGGTGGTCGAGTTCGCGGACTTCACCCGCTACTCGTTCCGCCGCCACGGCGACTTCACCACCGTGGCCGAGGAGCTGCGCAGCATCGACCGCTACCTCCTGCTCGAACGCGCGCGGTTCGGCGACCGCCTCCGCGTCAGCCTCGAGATCGGCCCCGAGGTCCTCAGCACCGTCATCCCGTTCCTCAGCCTCCAGCCCCTCGTCGAGAACGCGGTGCGCCACGGGCTGGACTCGAAGGACGGCGTCGGGAACATCACCATCACCGCGCACGACGTGGGGCCGTTCGCGGAGGTGACCATCGAGGACGACGGCGTGGGGATCGACCCGGACCACCTGCGCTCGGTCCTCGCGGGCCACACCGAGGGCGTCCACGTGGGCCTGCGGAACGTCGACTCCCGCCTCCGCCAGGTGTACGGGGACGACCACGGCCTCATCATCGACACCGCGCCCGGCGCCGGCACGCTCATCACCCTGCGCGTGCCCAAGTCGCAGCCCGAGCACCAGGCGTAG
- a CDS encoding DUF485 domain-containing protein, translated as MGSHPAEPDAGSGAAVDFTDVQQTEQFKELRKRHRSFVFPMAVFFLLWYFAYVLLADYAHEFMATPVFGNINIGIILGLLQFVSTFAITMWYVSYANRRLDPIAAELRHELEEAAPEAFIDPAGGTK; from the coding sequence ATGGGTTCGCACCCAGCAGAGCCGGACGCCGGTTCCGGTGCTGCCGTCGACTTCACCGACGTCCAGCAGACCGAGCAGTTCAAGGAACTGCGCAAGCGCCACCGCAGTTTCGTGTTCCCCATGGCAGTGTTCTTCCTGCTCTGGTACTTCGCCTACGTGCTGCTGGCCGACTACGCGCACGAGTTCATGGCCACGCCGGTCTTCGGCAACATCAACATCGGCATCATCCTCGGGCTGCTGCAGTTCGTCAGCACCTTCGCCATCACCATGTGGTACGTCAGCTACGCCAACCGGCGCCTCGACCCGATCGCCGCAGAGCTGCGGCACGAGCTCGAGGAAGCCGCACCCGAGGCCTTCATCGACCCCGCAGGAGGAACCAAGTGA